The genomic segment GCCTGCCTGATGGCCGGGTGCGAGGGCGGCATATCCCACGGGGATAGGCACCGTCCAGCCGCCGCCTTTTCTGCGCCACGGGTCTTCCCAGAGTTGGTCTGCGGGGATGACTTCGCCTTCCTTGGGCGGCACTGGCTGGCGGTTGCGACGCGCCGCATGCAGCCAAGCATCGAGCAGTGTCGTTTCGGGTTTTGTCACGCGCAGCGCGGCTAGGCGGTCAGATAAGAGATGGTCCCGCCCGACGAGGGCAAAACCAGGCAACCATTGGCGACGCCACAGGCGAAATTGCTTGGCTCGTGCTTGACCTTCCTCGTCCAGCATGGCCATCCAGGGCCGTCGGCGTTTGCCGGGTGCCGGGCGTGATGGCAGCAGCGTGCCGCCGGCCACACGCATTTGCGCGAGGATGGCGCCTGCGGCACTGGCCCATTCCTGCATCTGCTCTTCATTGCCCAAGCGCGCTGATTCGCCCGCCGTGCGCTTTTCAGTCACGACGAAGAGCAGTGTGATGTCGAGGTGGATGCGCCCTTCTTCCACGATGGCGGCAGTGTCGCCATGTTCATCCACCGGATTACGGGTCAGGTTGAAGGTGCGCACAAAGCCTTGTGTCACCTGCTCCTGATGGTGGTGGCAGATCACGCCCACGGCTTGCAAGTGCAGCGCAATCTTCTCTTGCGCCAGTTTGCGCTCCAGCGCCCACATGAGGCCCATGAAGGCGGT from the Verminephrobacter eiseniae EF01-2 genome contains:
- the csy2 gene encoding type I-F CRISPR-associated protein Csy2, yielding MTTPPPKAILVLPHLRVQNANAISSPLTHGFPSITAFMGLMWALERKLAQEKIALHLQAVGVICHHHQEQVTQGFVRTFNLTRNPVDEHGDTAAIVEEGRIHLDITLLFVVTEKRTAGESARLGNEEQMQEWASAAGAILAQMRVAGGTLLPSRPAPGKRRRPWMAMLDEEGQARAKQFRLWRRQWLPGFALVGRDHLLSDRLAALRVTKPETTLLDAWLHAARRNRQPVPPKEGEVIPADQLWEDPWRRKGGGWTVPIPVGYAALAPGHQAGTVQNARDMSTPLRFVESVYSFGEWISPHRLSQPEELWWYPESDQAKGLYRCRNGHATASENNNQDWDIDSDDDY